The following are encoded together in the Tribolium castaneum strain GA2 chromosome 3, icTriCast1.1, whole genome shotgun sequence genome:
- the LOC135265617 gene encoding DNA repair nuclease APEX1-like, with product MVKDKPLNVIYGIDSKEHDTEGRCITVEYETFFVVNVYVPHAGRNLVTLPKRLDWNEQFEKFIKNLDSQKPVIICGDMNVAHKEIDLANPKTNTNSAGFSVEERDGMTAFLGNGYVDIYRHLYPEKEKAYTFWIYMRNARPNNVGWRLDYFLVSQRFVDNVCDNIIHSDVMGSDHCPLSLHIQI from the exons ATGGTTAAAGATAAACCACTTAATGTTATTTATGGGATTGACTCTAAAGAACATGATACAGAGGGCAGATGTATCACTGTGGAGTATGAAACTTTCTTTGTAGTCAACGTATATGTCCCCCATGCAg GTCGAAATTTAGTCACCTTGCCAAAACGTTTAGATTGGAACGAACAATTCgagaagtttattaaaaatttggactCCCAAAAACCAGTCATAATTTGTGGGGATATGAACGTGGCACACAAAGAGATTGACTTGGCTAATCCCAAAACCAACACCAATAGTGCTGGGTTTTCAGTGGAGGAACGTGACGGCATGACTGCTTTTCTTGGAAACGGTTATGTTGATATTTATCGCCACTTATATCCCGAGAAGGAAAAAGCTTACACTTTCTGGatctacatgagaaatgccaGACCTAACAACGTTGGatg gcGCTTGGATTATTTCTTAGTCTCCCAAAGATTTGTGGACAACGTTTGCGATAACATAATACATAGTGATGTTATGGGGTCAGACCATTGCCCCCTTTCACTCCACATCCAGATTTAA